The nucleotide window AATACTACTGTttagtaatatatttataatataatatgttgATTAAAGTATTACTATTAAataatttacactaccagtcaaaagtttttgaacattaagatttgtgATGGTTTTTTGTtagtctcttctgcacaccaaacctgcatttatttgattcaaagtacagcaaaaacagtaaaatgttcaaatattttctatttttatatattttaaaatatcatttattcctgtaatttcaaagctgatttttagcataattactccagtcacatgatccttcagaaatcattctaatattctgatttgcatcaTCACTTtgaatcatcacttttgatcaatttaaaccatccttgctaaataaaagtattcattctaTAATCTATttcccaaaataaataaaacatttttacacaagagacttcctaaaaaaaaatactgtttgactggtagtgtatgtaaaatAATTTACCATTAAAATAAGCATAATTATAGACAAAGGAAGAGAAAAAGCAGGTAGCTCTAACAATGGCTTTTTACTTTCCATTTCCAACTGTTGCATGGTATTTTGGTTATGAGTTCACTATACACAAGAAAACATGCATAAACTGATTTTTGTTTCTAAAAGTCTTGATATGACACATTTCCTTTCTATATCTTGTTTTTCAAATGAAACATTCAAGAACACCACAGCAATGAACTTAAAGCAAAGCCAGTGCAAGACTTCAGGCTGAACCAGAACGTAAATCACACAAAATAAAACAGGCACCACTCATATACACACCACGAACTTTACATTGATGTTTAAGAAGTCTTTGAAGTTCCCATTTATTGTGTTGATAGAAATACTGGCTCTATGGATTGGGATAAAACACTTTGATGTGGATGGCCGAGTTATTACGGGTGCGTGTAAGCGGCTCTCCCGCCTCGTCCGGATCTTCGGGCTCCAGATCATCTATGAGCTCTACGGTGGATGTGTTGGCCGCCAGCTGTAGCGCACCCTGGCTGGACGTCTGCAGCTGCAGAGCGATGTTAATGGCCCGGTTGATAGCCAGTCCCAGACCGTGGATGCAGATTTCCCTATGAGCGTCTAGTAGTTTCTGACACCTCGCCAATTGGGCCTTGAAGTCCGTTTTCATATTGACGTAGACGTCGTTCCGTCGTTTAGGCAGTTTGCGGGGCAGACGTTTGCGGAGGGTGTACTCCATCGGGTCCATCTCAAGGGTAGAGCCCTCTGGGGTGGGCAGCACCATCGGAGTGTGGGGTACAGAAGCGGATACCGGGCTGCGTGGCTCTGCCATGTCAAATCACTGGAAAAGCACTGTACAAACAAAACAAGACGTCATTTATTCATCTATTTCATTGTGTTTTATTCAGCCTGTGAAAATGACACACAGCAGACCTAGAACACAAATGTTCTAAACTGGCACTAAGGTTAGCAACTTAATAAGCACATTCATATATTCATCATTTATGTTTCTATATCAATTAGACCAAAATACCCAAATAATGGCCACTGATTCAGAAgtgttttgattcacttaaaagaaccgactcatatgAGTCACTCTGTTTCGGAATCGGACTACGCCGTTTGttattgattcactaaaatgagcCGACTCACATGAGTCATCGTTCGTGAATCGTTATACATCGGTCGCGCTGTATGTTTCATTCATCGTTGCGGCTCCGctaaacaaaaatgaatgaatCATTTTACTACTAGTGTTTTTCGTTTCGTTCCGTTCCGTTCGAGAAACATTCGGTTCTGGTATGTTTCATGGAACCTGTTCTCGGTTCATTAGAAATAACTAGGTCTTTACAGTCATTATCGATATGCTAcattatataatgtatataataacatttatataatCGTTTTGTTTTTGAGCGTGAGTAGTACCTTGAATTAGATGAGCTTGTTTTTCTGAAGCACTATTAACTGGCTGGTAAATAAATTAATTGCGTATTTGCAGGTTTGTCTTCTCTCCTCATGTACCGGAAGACCTCTCACTTACACAGGAACTGTTTGATTACATAATACATACTGCtcttttattttatgaaacttattatttttttatttcgaatattctaaaattataaattaatccCAATGAAATGAATTGTTTCTATGCGTCTCAGTGCCCATTTAAAACTCAACATTGCTAAAATGGCGATTATTGCATCGTGAGggtcttttattttgaaattcaaCCAGATTGGCGGCGTAGTGTGTATGGAAAGTACAGTCACTCAGCGTTGTGAATGAGCGCTTTATGAAATATCTGTTTCAATTGTCCGGTCTTTTCATTTACTGTTTATCTAGTTTCATTTAAGCCATGTCGGACACATGGAGTCACATTCAGGCGCACAAAAAGCAGCTGGATTCCCTGCGAGAGAGGCTGCAGAGGAGAAGAAAAGACCCAACTCAACTAGGTGTCGGTGTGTTGAGTAACTACATACTGTGAAATCTGCAAAACTATTAAATGTAGCTTAAATAGCATTTGATTGGATTGATTTGTTGAAAATACAACCCGAATATGCAATGAGAGTCACAATTACAAACCATGCTACTCATACAGTCAGCTTTATTTGCTTGATATCAAATGCTGAATATAGAGACCACACGGGTTTCTCTTAGAAGTGTGGCATCATGATGCTGAAACTGAAACTTTAAATGCATGCCAAAGAAAGAATGAATCATGGTTAAATcatgtttattttttgcaaacgtAAATTTGGTGTCTGTGGTGCCACCTACTGTATGTGCAACAATTTTCCAACAATTAGGTCTTGTTTTTAACAGAGGCTGGAAGTGCTGAGGGTGGATCTGCAAGGAGTGACAGCCCTGGACCCGCTCTCCAGAGTCCACCGCAAGTGGAAGTTGATCAACCTCCAGACCCGGAGCTAGAGAAGAGGCTGCTGGGATTCCTGTCTGAACTAAGTCTTTCTTTGCCAATCGACTCCCTAGCCATCACCAACCAGCTAAACACAGTAAGAGCTGTGTGCATTTTTGTGTACACGACCAGTCAAAAACCTGGACATATACTCATTACTATTTCCCACATTTGAGAAAATATAGTTCAAGTTGTTAAATGATATGAAACAAATTAAGTCACATgaacagtgccttgcgaaagtattcatacaccttcatattttttcccatattgttgctgccttatggtaaactgctttaaattactttttgtccACATCAATCTCcattc belongs to Garra rufa chromosome 3, GarRuf1.0, whole genome shotgun sequence and includes:
- the pop7 gene encoding ribonuclease P protein subunit p20 — protein: MAEPRSPVSASVPHTPMVLPTPEGSTLEMDPMEYTLRKRLPRKLPKRRNDVYVNMKTDFKAQLARCQKLLDAHREICIHGLGLAINRAINIALQLQTSSQGALQLAANTSTVELIDDLEPEDPDEAGEPLTRTRNNSAIHIKVFYPNP